The Urbifossiella limnaea genome has a window encoding:
- a CDS encoding glycosyltransferase family 2 protein: MTGTAVCLGLLAPATAVAATQAALAALGRFPRRRQSPQSAQLPAIVVLIPAHDEEGSLSRALRSVAEQEHPAVRVVVVADNCTDRTADVAAGYGARVVTRSDAARRGKGYAVAAGLHALRDDSFDAVLILDADCTLNRAALAEIATTLASGAGVVQASLRSLNADAGPGGFVAAVGSVVDAAVAAGRERLGFRGRLRGTGMAFCRSALGRVRWATASPVEDAEYERQLRDAGLCVRYCPGAEVSAAAPPRLKDLCRQRRRWAAAGPAESKPLGLVLAAAAVTAALALSQFVGWACALAATLILLYGSAAAEVGLTRRRLGFALAAPVVVGRLACVAVAGWLKPDRGWEPARAG, translated from the coding sequence ATGACCGGGACGGCGGTTTGCCTCGGCCTTCTCGCCCCCGCCACCGCCGTCGCGGCGACCCAGGCCGCGCTCGCCGCCCTCGGCCGCTTCCCCCGTCGTCGCCAATCCCCGCAGTCCGCCCAGCTTCCGGCGATCGTCGTGCTGATCCCGGCGCACGATGAGGAAGGCAGTCTTAGTCGGGCGCTGAGATCGGTCGCCGAGCAGGAGCACCCGGCCGTCCGCGTCGTAGTCGTCGCCGACAACTGCACCGACCGCACGGCCGACGTGGCGGCCGGGTATGGGGCGCGCGTCGTGACTCGTTCCGACGCCGCGCGCCGCGGGAAAGGGTACGCCGTCGCTGCGGGGCTGCACGCACTCCGGGACGACTCGTTCGACGCCGTCCTGATCCTCGACGCCGATTGCACCTTGAACCGCGCCGCGCTCGCGGAGATCGCGACGACGTTGGCCAGCGGCGCCGGAGTGGTGCAGGCGAGCTTGCGGTCGTTGAACGCCGACGCCGGGCCGGGTGGGTTCGTTGCCGCGGTCGGGTCCGTGGTCGATGCCGCGGTCGCCGCCGGGCGTGAGCGCCTCGGCTTCCGCGGCCGATTGCGTGGCACCGGTATGGCATTCTGCCGATCGGCCCTCGGACGTGTCCGCTGGGCGACGGCGAGTCCGGTTGAGGACGCCGAGTACGAGCGGCAGCTGCGGGACGCCGGGCTGTGCGTGCGCTACTGCCCGGGCGCCGAGGTGTCGGCCGCCGCCCCGCCGCGGCTCAAGGACCTGTGCCGCCAGCGCCGCCGCTGGGCTGCCGCGGGGCCGGCAGAAAGCAAGCCGCTCGGGCTGGTGCTGGCGGCTGCGGCGGTGACGGCTGCGCTGGCGCTGAGTCAGTTCGTCGGATGGGCGTGCGCGCTGGCGGCGACGCTGATTCTGCTCTACGGCAGTGCGGCCGCCGAAGTGGGGCTGACGCGCCGGCGGCTGGGGTTCGCGCTGGCGGCACCCGTGGTCGTCGGGCGCCTGGCGTGTGTCGCCGTGGCGGGGTGGCTGAAGCCGGACCGCGGGTGGGAGCCGGCCCGTGCCGGGTGA
- a CDS encoding polysaccharide deacetylase family protein, with the protein MPGDPAVIAGVVRGSTRPNLLKRLVLPPGPAAEPGRVRLTFDDGPHPAYTPAVLERLAAHGHAAAFFLVGRRAASAPELPATIRAAGHVVGNHTFSHPRLPWRDTAVSHAELSRCQRLLPDATHFRPPFGRLTPGLWRAARRLGLTPAGWSLDPHDWRCRTLADAAACARGLLASARPGDVILLHDDRPTVLPLLDVLLPGLRDRGLV; encoded by the coding sequence GTGCCGGGTGATCCTGCCGTGATCGCCGGCGTCGTGCGTGGCTCGACGCGCCCGAATCTCTTGAAGCGGCTGGTGCTGCCCCCCGGTCCTGCCGCCGAGCCCGGCCGCGTGCGGCTCACGTTCGACGACGGCCCCCACCCCGCGTACACCCCGGCCGTCCTCGAACGCCTCGCCGCCCACGGCCACGCCGCCGCCTTCTTCCTGGTCGGCCGCCGCGCCGCGTCCGCGCCCGAATTGCCGGCGACGATCCGCGCCGCGGGGCACGTCGTCGGGAACCACACGTTCAGCCACCCGCGGCTCCCGTGGCGTGACACCGCGGTGTCACATGCCGAATTGAGCCGCTGTCAACGCCTGCTTCCCGACGCGACGCACTTCCGCCCGCCGTTCGGCCGGCTGACGCCGGGACTCTGGCGCGCCGCCCGCCGGCTCGGCCTCACGCCGGCGGGGTGGTCGCTCGACCCCCACGACTGGCGCTGCCGCACGCTGGCCGACGCCGCCGCGTGCGCCCGCGGCCTGCTCGCATCGGCCCGGCCCGGAGACGTGATCCTGCTCCACGACGACCGGCCCACGGTGCTGCCGTTACTGGACGTGCTCCTGCCGGGCCTCCGCGACCGCGGCCTCGTCTAG
- a CDS encoding TIGR02996 domain-containing protein: MSDLDALVRAVLDRPDDDTPRLVYADALDDLGDAGRAAFVRLQVEAARGEAWESAAIRARCFRGNPGEEWWNSLPELPHGLQWAMPPFRRGFPAAVQATDGAAFVAAAGTLFDIAPVESLELLSTPAGGVAALAACPGLARLRRLVIRAGLGQATALVLLNSPHLAALDELVIGAALTSAQTARAVTASRAFRRLRTFSYRDESQGGALVSALAALPDPPPLRSLDLQGNRLTPAGLRRLFDSPIAAGLESLDISDNHLGADGFHELIVRDPLPALRRLDAMRTGPGTAGVAGLAGQPLLRRVRVLNFGGNALRPVVGTVLRAMPLSEIRVLDLRDNRLGDEGATQLAGARWLTGLLQLDLSENDIGAAGAEALAAGHELGGLIELDLGGNPIPSTSRKALRDRFGDRVLL, encoded by the coding sequence ATGTCCGACCTCGACGCCCTCGTCCGCGCCGTCCTCGACCGCCCCGACGACGACACCCCGCGCCTCGTCTACGCCGACGCCCTCGACGACCTCGGCGACGCCGGCCGGGCCGCGTTCGTCCGCCTCCAGGTTGAAGCGGCCCGCGGCGAGGCGTGGGAATCGGCGGCGATCCGCGCCCGCTGCTTCCGCGGGAATCCCGGCGAGGAGTGGTGGAACTCGCTGCCCGAACTACCCCACGGCCTCCAGTGGGCGATGCCGCCGTTCCGCCGCGGCTTCCCCGCGGCCGTTCAGGCCACCGACGGGGCCGCGTTCGTCGCCGCCGCGGGCACGCTGTTCGACATCGCTCCCGTGGAGTCGCTGGAACTATTGTCCACCCCCGCGGGCGGTGTCGCCGCACTGGCCGCGTGCCCGGGGCTGGCCCGACTTCGCCGACTCGTGATTCGCGCGGGCCTCGGGCAGGCGACGGCCCTCGTCCTGCTGAACTCGCCCCACCTGGCCGCGCTCGACGAACTGGTGATCGGCGCCGCCCTCACCTCGGCCCAGACGGCGCGGGCCGTGACGGCGTCGCGGGCGTTTCGACGACTTCGAACGTTTTCCTACCGTGACGAGTCTCAAGGAGGGGCGCTGGTGTCGGCCCTCGCCGCTCTCCCCGACCCGCCGCCTCTGCGGTCGCTCGACCTCCAGGGGAACCGCCTCACGCCCGCCGGGTTGCGCCGGCTCTTCGACTCGCCGATCGCGGCCGGGCTGGAATCGCTCGACATCTCGGACAACCACCTCGGGGCGGACGGGTTCCACGAACTGATCGTCCGCGACCCGCTCCCCGCGCTCCGCCGGCTCGACGCGATGCGGACCGGCCCCGGCACCGCGGGCGTCGCGGGGTTGGCGGGGCAGCCGCTGTTGCGGCGCGTCAGAGTCTTGAATTTCGGCGGCAACGCACTTCGACCCGTCGTGGGCACCGTCCTACGAGCGATGCCCCTGAGCGAGATTCGCGTCCTCGACCTGCGCGACAACCGCCTCGGCGACGAGGGCGCGACTCAACTCGCCGGGGCGCGGTGGCTGACGGGACTGCTTCAACTGGACCTGTCAGAGAATGACATTGGCGCGGCCGGGGCCGAGGCTCTGGCGGCGGGACACGAGTTGGGCGGACTGATCGAGCTCGATCTGGGTGGGAATCCGATTCCGAGTACGTCTCGGAAGGCTCTTCGCGACCGATTCGGCGACCGCGTGTTGCTCTGA
- a CDS encoding rhomboid family intramembrane serine protease, whose amino-acid sequence MPADDRPSADAILRAVVAAGRPWFPSAHVKLTGAPRTALDDALAELRNAGLVRVAAWEKGAGQGYVATPDGERVAARAVVPTPAGFEPVSPTLAGLLDFRPPLVTPVLIGLNVLWYAVGVAVALKWKQSPAGALGAPWVSVLERVGAVSAQDLLNGQWWRLGTSMFVHAGFWHIALNMILLGTTGPAAELFWGRWRAVLLYVLAGVAASTAAMAARPLEGPGDVPVIVAGASGAIWGLMGAVLAWYVHFRDDLPADLAADMGRRLLFAFLLNAGVCLLPQVSWEGHAAGGLVGFVGAGLLNAIRFNPRPWKLLASGLLVLTPALCVAGLLTAMWYGDEWAPLRYKPKPVDPAAVAEPLRPEAARAARWATQRVWLVSEPHRDRHRAAARAEIDALARRVGASVGMMSTGDDSTPHARAAAMTRMRELDHLRALVDGPDMPTVEEWQAWGALKREADRFWPSPGQ is encoded by the coding sequence ATGCCCGCCGACGACCGGCCCAGCGCCGACGCGATACTCCGCGCCGTCGTCGCCGCCGGCCGGCCCTGGTTCCCCTCCGCACACGTCAAGTTGACCGGCGCCCCACGCACGGCACTCGACGACGCCCTCGCCGAGTTGCGCAACGCCGGCCTCGTCCGCGTCGCGGCGTGGGAGAAGGGCGCCGGACAGGGGTACGTCGCAACGCCGGACGGCGAGCGCGTCGCGGCCCGCGCCGTCGTACCGACGCCGGCCGGGTTCGAGCCCGTCTCCCCCACGCTCGCCGGCCTCCTCGACTTCCGCCCGCCACTCGTCACGCCCGTCCTCATCGGGTTGAACGTCCTGTGGTACGCGGTCGGGGTCGCCGTGGCGCTGAAGTGGAAGCAGTCGCCGGCCGGGGCGCTCGGGGCGCCGTGGGTCAGCGTCCTGGAGCGGGTCGGGGCGGTTTCCGCGCAGGACCTGCTGAACGGCCAGTGGTGGCGGCTCGGCACCAGCATGTTCGTCCACGCCGGGTTCTGGCACATCGCCCTGAACATGATTCTCCTCGGCACCACCGGCCCTGCCGCCGAGTTGTTCTGGGGCCGCTGGCGGGCGGTGCTTTTGTACGTCCTCGCCGGCGTCGCCGCGTCCACGGCGGCGATGGCGGCGCGGCCGCTCGAGGGCCCCGGCGACGTGCCAGTCATCGTGGCCGGCGCGTCCGGCGCTATCTGGGGGCTGATGGGGGCCGTGCTGGCGTGGTACGTCCACTTCCGCGACGACCTTCCGGCCGACCTCGCCGCCGACATGGGCCGTCGACTACTTTTCGCGTTCCTGCTCAACGCCGGCGTCTGCCTCCTGCCGCAGGTCAGTTGGGAGGGCCACGCCGCCGGCGGACTCGTCGGCTTCGTCGGCGCCGGGCTCCTAAACGCGATCCGCTTCAACCCCCGACCGTGGAAGCTGCTCGCCTCCGGGCTGCTGGTCCTGACCCCGGCACTTTGCGTGGCCGGGCTGCTGACCGCGATGTGGTACGGCGACGAGTGGGCGCCGCTGCGTTACAAGCCGAAGCCGGTCGATCCCGCGGCTGTGGCCGAGCCGCTGCGGCCGGAGGCGGCGAGGGCGGCGCGGTGGGCGACGCAGCGGGTGTGGCTCGTCAGCGAGCCGCACCGCGACCGGCACCGCGCCGCGGCCCGCGCCGAGATCGACGCCCTGGCCCGCCGCGTCGGTGCGTCCGTCGGGATGATGTCAACCGGCGACGACTCAACGCCCCACGCCAGAGCCGCGGCGATGACCCGCATGCGCGAACTGGACCACCTTCGCGCCCTGGTGGACGGCCCCGACATGCCGACGGTCGAAGAATGGCAGGCGTGGGGCGCCCTGAAACGCGAGGCGGACCGATTCTGGCCGTCCCCCGGGCAATGA
- the argB gene encoding acetylglutamate kinase, with product MSPAPLSSAAFADAVLRLSRVRGPVVVKLGGSAMEDPAATDACLRSVATLHLLGVPVVLVHGGGKPIDRAMADAGLTPRKVAGRRYTDDATLAIVNRVLGDINRDLVRRLESLGVDATAQIDADYFPLHGELLKLPNPGGEPIDLGWVGYVTAVDTAPLTVEVIERGEVPVIPSLAECSECPAGRLNVNADTAASAVAGALQAEKAVFLTDTPGVLRNRHEPASLIPRLTEVECRALIASGVIDGGMVPKVEACFEALAAGAQSALILDGRVPYSLLDVFLHDRFTGTEITR from the coding sequence ATGTCGCCGGCCCCGCTGTCGTCCGCCGCGTTCGCCGACGCCGTCCTCCGGCTGTCGCGCGTCCGCGGGCCGGTGGTGGTGAAGCTCGGCGGCAGCGCGATGGAAGACCCAGCCGCGACCGACGCCTGTCTGCGGTCTGTGGCGACGCTTCACCTCCTCGGCGTTCCCGTGGTGCTGGTCCACGGCGGCGGCAAGCCGATCGACCGGGCCATGGCCGACGCCGGCCTGACGCCGCGGAAAGTCGCCGGCCGCCGCTACACGGACGATGCAACGCTCGCCATCGTGAATCGCGTCCTTGGCGACATCAACCGCGACCTGGTCCGCCGGCTCGAGTCCCTTGGCGTGGACGCCACCGCGCAGATCGATGCGGATTACTTCCCGCTCCACGGCGAACTGTTGAAGCTGCCGAACCCCGGTGGCGAGCCGATCGACCTGGGCTGGGTCGGTTACGTCACCGCGGTCGATACTGCGCCGCTGACGGTCGAAGTGATCGAGCGCGGCGAAGTGCCCGTGATTCCGTCACTCGCCGAGTGTTCGGAGTGTCCCGCGGGTCGGCTCAACGTCAATGCCGACACCGCGGCATCCGCTGTGGCAGGCGCGCTTCAGGCTGAAAAGGCAGTCTTCCTCACCGACACGCCCGGCGTTCTGCGGAACCGCCACGAACCCGCGTCACTGATCCCGCGTCTGACCGAAGTCGAGTGCCGCGCACTCATCGCTTCTGGGGTGATCGACGGCGGCATGGTGCCGAAGGTGGAGGCGTGCTTCGAGGCGCTTGCCGCCGGGGCGCAGTCCGCTCTCATCCTCGACGGCCGGGTGCCGTACTCGCTCCTCGACGTGTTCCTGCACGACCGCTTCACCGGGACCGAAATCACCCGGTAG
- a CDS encoding aspartate aminotransferase family protein, whose protein sequence is MPATDTLTSPQVIDLAKRFLIGNYTRYPVCLVRGEGSWVWDAEGNRYLDFFPGWGCGILGHCPPRVVEAVREQVNTLIHVPNTWYTEPQALLAQALSERTDFGGVCFFCNSGAEANEAAIKLARLNGKPKGKYKILTFTGSFHGRTMGALSATAQPKYHAGVEPMLPGFVYAPFGDLAAAEKAIDAETAAVLLEPIQGEGGINLPPAGFLEGLRELCDRHGMLLMLDEVQTGMGRTGAWYAHQHWNVKPDVVTLAKALAGGVAMGGVIATPEVGEKLKPGTHAATFGGNPLAARAALATIETIEQDGLLDRAVRIGERFAARFNALKAKCPHVLDVRVKGTMIGVELATDGAAVVQECLKRGLLVNATHGTVLRLLPAINLADEQIDEGCDILDDVILNLKA, encoded by the coding sequence ATGCCCGCGACCGACACACTGACCAGCCCCCAGGTCATCGACCTTGCGAAGCGCTTCCTGATCGGCAACTACACGCGGTACCCGGTGTGCCTGGTCCGGGGCGAGGGCTCGTGGGTGTGGGACGCCGAGGGGAACCGCTACCTCGACTTCTTCCCCGGCTGGGGCTGCGGCATCCTCGGCCACTGCCCGCCGCGCGTCGTGGAGGCAGTGCGGGAGCAGGTGAACACGCTCATTCACGTCCCGAACACGTGGTACACCGAGCCGCAGGCGTTGCTGGCGCAGGCGCTGTCGGAGCGGACAGACTTCGGCGGCGTGTGCTTCTTCTGCAACAGCGGCGCGGAGGCGAACGAGGCCGCGATCAAGCTCGCCCGCCTGAACGGCAAGCCGAAGGGGAAGTACAAGATCCTCACCTTCACCGGCAGCTTCCACGGCCGGACGATGGGTGCGCTGTCGGCGACGGCGCAGCCCAAGTACCACGCCGGCGTCGAGCCGATGCTGCCGGGTTTCGTGTACGCCCCGTTCGGCGACCTGGCCGCGGCCGAGAAGGCGATCGACGCCGAAACCGCCGCCGTGCTGCTCGAACCGATCCAGGGTGAGGGCGGCATCAACCTGCCGCCAGCCGGGTTCCTCGAAGGCCTCCGCGAGCTGTGCGACCGCCACGGCATGCTGCTGATGCTCGACGAGGTGCAGACCGGCATGGGCCGCACCGGCGCGTGGTACGCCCACCAGCACTGGAACGTGAAGCCCGACGTGGTGACGCTGGCGAAGGCGCTGGCCGGCGGCGTGGCGATGGGCGGCGTCATCGCCACGCCCGAGGTCGGCGAAAAGCTGAAGCCCGGCACCCACGCCGCGACCTTCGGCGGTAACCCGCTCGCCGCCCGCGCCGCCCTCGCCACCATCGAGACGATCGAGCAGGACGGCCTGCTCGACCGCGCCGTCCGCATCGGCGAGCGGTTCGCCGCTCGGTTCAATGCCCTGAAGGCGAAGTGCCCCCACGTCCTCGACGTGCGAGTAAAGGGGACGATGATCGGCGTCGAGCTGGCGACCGACGGTGCGGCCGTGGTGCAGGAGTGCCTGAAACGCGGCCTGCTGGTGAACGCCACGCACGGCACCGTGCTCCGCCTGCTGCCGGCGATCAACCTCGCGGACGAGCAGATCGACGAGGGCTGCGACATCCTCGACGACGTGATCCTGAACCTGAAGGCGTGA
- the argF gene encoding ornithine carbamoyltransferase, producing the protein MTHFLNLIDLSADEVKHLLTEAARLKTAHARGIPTRTLAGKVVGLIFEKPSLRTRVSFESGIAHLGGTSLYLPGNEVGLGWRETHADFARTIAHYLDALVLRVYRHDTLDAVAQHASVPVINALSDWSHPCQALADLLTIQELFGSVEGRTVAFIGDGNNVARSLAVGCGRLGARFVLGCPAGYGFDPKFKADYVARVAKDFPAEVNDAAAAVKGADVIYTDVWTSMGQEAEREERLKKFESFQVNAKLLAQAAPGCKVLHCLPAHRGEEITDDIMDGPAAAVFPQAGNRLHTQKAVLGWLLK; encoded by the coding sequence ATGACGCACTTCCTGAACCTCATCGACCTGTCCGCGGACGAGGTCAAGCACCTGCTGACCGAGGCGGCCCGGTTGAAGACCGCGCACGCCCGCGGCATCCCGACGCGGACGCTCGCCGGCAAGGTGGTCGGCCTCATCTTCGAGAAGCCGAGCCTGCGGACGCGGGTGAGCTTCGAGAGCGGCATCGCGCACCTCGGCGGCACGTCGCTGTACCTGCCGGGGAACGAGGTCGGCCTCGGCTGGCGCGAGACGCACGCCGACTTCGCCCGCACCATCGCCCACTACCTCGACGCGCTCGTGCTGCGCGTCTACCGTCACGACACCCTGGACGCGGTGGCGCAGCACGCCTCCGTCCCGGTCATCAACGCGCTGTCCGACTGGTCGCACCCGTGCCAGGCGCTCGCCGACCTGCTGACGATCCAGGAGCTGTTCGGCTCCGTGGAGGGCCGCACGGTGGCGTTCATCGGCGACGGCAACAACGTGGCCCGGTCGCTGGCCGTGGGCTGCGGCCGGCTCGGGGCGAGGTTCGTCCTCGGCTGCCCCGCCGGCTACGGCTTCGACCCGAAGTTCAAGGCCGACTACGTGGCGCGGGTGGCGAAGGACTTCCCGGCCGAGGTGAACGACGCGGCCGCGGCGGTGAAGGGGGCGGACGTGATCTACACCGACGTGTGGACCAGCATGGGCCAGGAGGCCGAGCGCGAGGAGCGGCTGAAGAAGTTCGAGTCGTTCCAGGTGAACGCGAAGCTGCTGGCCCAGGCCGCCCCCGGGTGCAAGGTGCTGCACTGCCTGCCGGCCCACCGCGGCGAAGAGATCACCGACGACATCATGGACGGCCCCGCCGCCGCCGTGTTCCCGCAGGCCGGCAACCGCCTCCACACCCAGAAGGCGGTGCTGGGGTGGCTCCTCAAGTAA
- the rph gene encoding ribonuclease PH: MPRPNGRRPDQLRPLSFERGYTGNAPGSVLVRCGRTAVLCTCSVEPKVPDFLVGKGKGWLTAEYGMLPGSTHSRKPRDKAGKVDGRGVEIQRLIGRSLRAVVNLAKLGERTLWIDCDVLEADGGTRTAAINGALVAVVDAVSKVQLPVREVISTSVGAVSVGVVDGEPRLDLEYVEDVAADVDLNLVMTGAGAFIEVQGTGEEATFSRDELNRLLELGEAGIRSITTAQQAALGDRWPF, from the coding sequence ATGCCCCGCCCGAACGGCCGCCGACCCGACCAACTCCGCCCGCTCTCCTTCGAGCGCGGCTACACCGGCAACGCGCCCGGCTCGGTCCTCGTGCGCTGCGGTCGGACGGCCGTGCTCTGCACCTGCTCCGTCGAGCCGAAGGTGCCGGACTTCCTCGTCGGAAAGGGAAAGGGCTGGCTCACCGCCGAGTACGGCATGCTCCCCGGCTCGACGCACAGCCGCAAGCCGCGCGACAAGGCGGGTAAGGTGGACGGCCGCGGCGTCGAGATCCAGCGGCTCATCGGTCGCAGCCTGCGGGCCGTCGTGAACCTCGCCAAACTCGGCGAGCGCACCCTGTGGATCGACTGCGACGTGCTTGAAGCCGACGGCGGCACCCGCACCGCGGCCATTAACGGGGCGCTCGTCGCCGTCGTGGACGCCGTCTCGAAGGTGCAACTCCCCGTGCGCGAGGTCATTTCCACGAGCGTCGGGGCGGTGAGCGTCGGCGTCGTGGACGGCGAGCCGCGGCTCGACCTGGAGTACGTCGAGGACGTGGCCGCGGACGTGGACCTGAACCTCGTCATGACCGGCGCCGGGGCGTTCATCGAGGTGCAGGGGACCGGCGAAGAAGCCACGTTCTCGCGCGACGAACTCAACCGCCTGCTCGAACTCGGTGAGGCCGGCATCCGCAGCATCACCACCGCCCAGCAGGCCGCCCTCGGCGACCGCTGGCCGTTCTGA
- the trpS gene encoding tryptophan--tRNA ligase: MPAPQSRPRILSGVQPSGKLHIGNYFGAIKQHIALQDEGEAFYFIADYHALTSLRGAEDAEAGAAAKNKSLTARPAREILRDNVRDVALDYLALGLDPAKATFYRQSDVPEVCELAWFLSTVTGMGLLERAHSYKDKVERGIAAGVGLFTYPVLMAADILIVRSHLVPVGKDQVQHLEMTRDMAGYFNQAYGEVFPVPKERLGEAAVVPGTDGQKMSKSYGNTIDIFAEGKALKSAVMGIKTDSTPVDEPKHPDACNAFALYRLFADGREVEEMADLYREPMRGADGRGGRPFGYGDAKQLLLAKIEAYFADARERRKELVRNPALVEEVLQAGAKRAREVARVTMQLVRRAVGMTDRPT; the protein is encoded by the coding sequence ATGCCCGCCCCGCAGTCCCGCCCGCGCATCCTCAGCGGCGTCCAGCCGTCCGGCAAGCTCCACATCGGCAACTACTTCGGCGCCATCAAGCAGCACATCGCCCTGCAAGACGAGGGCGAGGCTTTCTACTTCATCGCCGACTACCACGCCCTCACCTCGCTGAGGGGCGCGGAAGACGCCGAGGCCGGTGCCGCCGCGAAGAACAAGAGTTTGACTGCCCGCCCGGCCCGTGAGATCCTCCGCGACAACGTCCGCGACGTGGCCCTCGACTACCTCGCCCTCGGCCTCGACCCGGCGAAGGCCACCTTCTACCGCCAGTCGGACGTGCCCGAGGTGTGCGAGCTGGCGTGGTTCCTGTCCACCGTCACCGGCATGGGCCTGCTCGAACGGGCCCACTCGTACAAGGACAAGGTGGAGCGCGGCATCGCCGCCGGCGTCGGGCTGTTCACCTACCCGGTGCTCATGGCCGCGGACATCCTCATCGTGCGGTCGCACCTCGTGCCGGTCGGCAAGGACCAGGTGCAGCACCTGGAGATGACCCGCGACATGGCCGGCTACTTCAACCAGGCGTACGGCGAGGTGTTCCCGGTGCCGAAGGAGCGGCTCGGCGAGGCGGCGGTGGTGCCCGGCACGGACGGGCAAAAGATGAGCAAGAGCTACGGTAACACGATCGACATCTTCGCCGAGGGGAAGGCGCTGAAGTCGGCCGTGATGGGGATCAAGACCGACTCGACGCCGGTGGACGAGCCGAAGCACCCGGACGCGTGCAACGCCTTCGCGCTCTACCGCCTGTTCGCCGACGGCCGGGAGGTCGAGGAGATGGCCGACCTGTACCGCGAGCCGATGCGCGGGGCCGACGGGCGCGGCGGCCGGCCGTTCGGGTACGGCGACGCGAAGCAACTGCTGCTGGCGAAGATCGAGGCGTACTTCGCCGACGCGCGCGAGCGCCGCAAGGAACTGGTGCGGAACCCGGCGCTGGTGGAGGAAGTGTTGCAAGCCGGGGCGAAGCGGGCGCGTGAGGTGGCCCGCGTGACGATGCAACTCGTGCGGCGGGCGGTCGGGATGACGGACCGGCCGACTTGA